One Peptostreptococcus equinus genomic window carries:
- a CDS encoding aminotransferase class V-fold PLP-dependent enzyme produces the protein MNKETINKIREEFPYLDKEKMGRDIVYFDNGATSQKPKCVIDALANYYSYENANPHRGAHYLGILATEKYENARKITQKFINAKSENEIIFVRNTTEALNLIAYSYGLSKLKAGDEILISIAEHHSNLVTWQFVAQKTGAVLKYVYLNDKNEIDMDEYKKAINENTKVVSLAGASNTVGGVVDIKEVVKAAHKVGAVVSIDCAQLSPHLKMDVQDWDVDFISFSGHKMYGPMGIGVLYGKFEILDSMPPFMFGGDMIEYVYEQETTFAPVPARFEAGTQNVGGAVALAAAMEFMERVGIENIHEHELALTDYAYKKMSELDFVEIYSTNSYLRSPLVDFNIKDIHAHDVSTVLDTYDIAIRTGHHCTMPLHTYLKQNSTCRVSFAVYNTFEEIDYFIDKLKEVRKVMGYGS, from the coding sequence ATGAATAAAGAAACAATAAACAAAATAAGAGAAGAATTCCCTTACTTAGATAAGGAAAAAATGGGCAGAGATATAGTGTATTTTGATAATGGCGCTACTTCTCAAAAACCTAAATGTGTTATTGATGCGTTGGCTAATTACTACAGTTACGAAAATGCAAATCCACATAGAGGGGCACATTATTTAGGAATTTTAGCTACAGAAAAGTATGAAAATGCTAGAAAGATAACTCAAAAGTTTATCAATGCTAAATCAGAAAACGAAATTATATTCGTTAGAAATACTACTGAAGCATTAAATCTTATAGCTTATTCATATGGCCTTAGTAAGCTAAAAGCAGGAGATGAAATACTTATTTCAATAGCTGAACATCATAGCAATTTGGTTACTTGGCAGTTTGTTGCACAAAAAACAGGTGCGGTTCTAAAATACGTATATCTTAATGACAAGAATGAAATAGACATGGATGAGTATAAAAAAGCTATTAATGAAAATACTAAAGTAGTGTCACTTGCAGGAGCATCAAACACAGTAGGTGGTGTAGTAGATATAAAGGAAGTAGTAAAGGCTGCTCATAAAGTAGGAGCTGTAGTATCAATTGACTGTGCACAGTTGTCACCACATTTAAAAATGGATGTTCAAGATTGGGATGTAGACTTTATATCTTTTTCCGGTCACAAGATGTATGGACCTATGGGTATAGGTGTTCTATATGGTAAATTTGAAATATTAGACTCAATGCCACCATTTATGTTTGGTGGAGATATGATAGAGTATGTTTATGAACAAGAAACAACTTTTGCACCCGTACCTGCTAGATTTGAAGCTGGTACTCAGAATGTTGGTGGAGCAGTAGCTTTAGCAGCAGCAATGGAATTTATGGAAAGAGTAGGAATAGAAAATATTCATGAACATGAGTTAGCACTTACTGACTATGCGTATAAGAAGATGAGTGAACTTGATTTTGTTGAAATATATTCTACAAATTCATATTTAAGGTCACCGCTTGTTGACTTTAATATAAAAGATATACATGCTCATGACGTATCAACAGTACTTGATACTTATGATATAGCTATTAGAACAGGACACCACTGCACAATGCCTCTACATACTTATTTAAAGCAAAATTCTACTTGTAGAGTAAGTTTTGCAGTGTATAATACCTTTGAAGAAATTGACTATTTCATAGATAAGTTAAAAGAAGTAAGAAAGGTGATGGGATATGGATCTTAA
- a CDS encoding SufB/SufD family protein has product MIANTLPLLTWRWLKVNESLIELPEVKDQVNEIVANEGEKVEAMFDISELAQEAQASRHTKINIIAKKNSTVDIYYIARCLEEEKTLTDIMADVEEGATVNLIQVEAGAKNTVTNYVANLKGKQSKTNVEAVYFANESKSLDIFYHIKQMGIETESNILVNGALKDKARKTFKGTIDFKRGSMGSKGSEEEFATLLDDDVRSIAVPVLLCEEDDVEGVHAASAGKIDQDILFYIMSRGLDIEEAKKMIVQTKLAPTIDKLPTEELRNSVWEHIESRI; this is encoded by the coding sequence ATGATAGCAAATACATTACCACTTCTTACTTGGAGATGGCTAAAGGTAAATGAATCCCTAATCGAGTTACCTGAAGTGAAAGACCAAGTAAACGAAATTGTGGCAAACGAAGGTGAAAAAGTCGAAGCTATGTTTGATATAAGCGAATTAGCTCAAGAAGCTCAAGCTTCAAGACATACTAAGATTAATATAATAGCAAAGAAAAATTCAACAGTAGATATATACTATATAGCTAGATGTCTAGAAGAAGAAAAGACACTAACAGATATTATGGCAGATGTTGAGGAAGGTGCTACTGTAAATCTAATACAAGTAGAAGCTGGAGCAAAGAATACAGTAACAAACTATGTTGCAAATCTAAAAGGAAAGCAATCAAAGACAAATGTAGAAGCTGTATATTTTGCAAATGAATCAAAATCATTAGATATTTTCTATCACATTAAACAAATGGGTATAGAAACAGAATCAAATATTTTAGTAAATGGAGCTCTTAAAGATAAAGCAAGAAAAACTTTTAAGGGAACAATAGATTTTAAAAGAGGGTCTATGGGATCAAAAGGTAGCGAAGAAGAATTTGCTACATTACTTGATGACGACGTAAGATCTATTGCTGTACCAGTACTATTATGTGAAGAAGATGATGTAGAGGGAGTACATGCTGCTAGTGCAGGTAAGATAGATCAAGATATACTATTTTATATAATGAGTAGAGGTTTGGATATAGAAGAAGCTAAAAAGATGATTGTTCAAACTAAACTAGCTCCAACTATTGATAAATTACCAACTGAAGAATTAAGAAATTCTGTGTGGGAACATATTGAGTCAAGAATATAA
- the sufB gene encoding Fe-S cluster assembly protein SufB has product METKERKKRTQIKDQDRGIYDIKNEFKYKSKSEKGLTEEIVTQISKEKGEPEWMLEIRKASVKKFYELDNPTWAPNLDEVNIDDITTYIRPDADLVGDWGEVPEDIKNTFDMLGIPEAEREKNLSGVGAQYDSEVVYHSIQQELLDQGVVYTDFETGVREYPDLVKQYFMKCISNADHKYAALHYAVWSGGSFVYVPKGVKVDVPLQSYFRLNAPGAGQFEHTLIIIDEGAYCHFIEGCSAPKYNVVNVHAGAVELFVNKGATLRYSTIENWSRNMYNLNTKRCIVEEDGKIEWVSGSFGSKVSCLYPMSILKGANAKSEFTGITFAGAGQYLDTGTKVIHSAPNTSSTVNSKSISKDGGVAIYRGLVKMTKNAKGSKSTVSCESLMLDQESRSDTIPVIDIATQDVDLGHEAKIGRIDDEVIFYLMSRGISEAEAKSMVVRGFAEPIAKELPLEYAVEMNNLINLELEGTIG; this is encoded by the coding sequence ATGGAAACTAAAGAAAGAAAGAAAAGAACTCAAATAAAAGATCAAGATCGTGGAATCTATGATATAAAGAATGAATTTAAATATAAGTCAAAGTCTGAAAAGGGTTTAACTGAAGAAATAGTAACTCAGATAAGTAAGGAAAAAGGTGAACCAGAGTGGATGCTTGAAATTAGAAAAGCATCTGTTAAAAAGTTCTATGAATTAGACAATCCTACTTGGGCACCAAATCTTGATGAAGTAAATATAGATGATATTACTACATATATAAGACCAGATGCTGACCTAGTTGGTGACTGGGGAGAGGTTCCAGAAGATATCAAGAATACTTTTGATATGCTAGGTATACCAGAAGCTGAAAGAGAAAAAAATCTTTCAGGTGTTGGTGCACAATATGACTCAGAAGTGGTATATCATAGCATTCAGCAGGAACTTTTAGACCAAGGTGTGGTTTATACAGATTTTGAAACAGGTGTTAGAGAATATCCAGATCTAGTAAAGCAGTACTTTATGAAGTGTATATCTAATGCAGACCATAAGTATGCAGCTCTTCATTATGCTGTATGGTCAGGTGGATCTTTTGTGTACGTACCAAAGGGTGTAAAGGTTGATGTACCGCTACAATCATATTTTAGATTAAATGCGCCAGGAGCAGGACAATTTGAACATACTCTAATTATTATTGATGAGGGTGCTTATTGTCATTTTATTGAAGGATGTTCAGCACCTAAGTATAACGTAGTAAATGTACATGCTGGGGCAGTTGAATTATTTGTAAATAAAGGTGCAACACTTAGATATTCTACAATAGAAAACTGGTCAAGGAATATGTATAATCTAAACACAAAAAGATGTATAGTTGAGGAAGATGGTAAGATCGAATGGGTATCCGGATCATTTGGCTCAAAGGTGTCATGTCTATATCCAATGTCTATACTAAAAGGAGCAAATGCTAAATCTGAATTTACAGGTATTACATTTGCAGGAGCAGGTCAATATCTAGATACAGGAACAAAGGTTATACATTCAGCTCCTAATACATCTTCAACAGTAAACTCAAAATCTATATCAAAAGATGGTGGTGTAGCAATATATAGAGGGCTTGTGAAGATGACAAAGAATGCCAAAGGATCGAAGTCTACTGTAAGTTGTGAATCGCTAATGCTAGATCAAGAATCTAGATCGGATACTATTCCAGTAATTGATATAGCTACTCAGGACGTTGACTTAGGTCATGAGGCTAAAATAGGTAGAATAGATGATGAAGTAATCTTCTACTTGATGTCTAGGGGTATTAGTGAAGCCGAAGCAAAATCTATGGTAGTAAGAGGATTTGCTGAGCCAATAGCTAAGGAATTGCCACTTGAATATGCAGTAGAAATGAATAACTTGATCAATTTAGAACTAGAAGGAACTATAGGTTAG
- the sufC gene encoding Fe-S cluster assembly ATPase SufC, translating into MERIVNLVSDKLLEIKDLCVKVGDKEILKNINLVINKGETHVILGPNGSGKSTLVNTIMSNPKYVITSGKIFFEGEDVTDMAADERARKGIFMSFQHPIEVPGISVENFIRTSKSAVDEKQVSVLRFNMDLSKKMKELDMKPEYAGRYMNYGFSGGEKKKTEILQMQILNPKLAMLDETDSGLDVDAVRVVAEGIKNFKDNDKSLLIITHHKEIIHNINPDIVHVIIDGSIAKEGDSSLINRVEEEGYGWIRDEVNSSNGN; encoded by the coding sequence ATGGAAAGGATAGTGAATTTAGTGAGTGATAAATTACTAGAAATAAAAGACCTATGTGTTAAAGTAGGGGACAAAGAAATACTAAAGAATATAAATCTTGTAATAAATAAAGGAGAAACTCATGTAATACTTGGACCTAATGGGTCAGGTAAATCAACTCTTGTAAATACAATAATGAGTAATCCAAAATATGTAATAACATCAGGTAAGATTTTCTTTGAAGGAGAAGATGTAACTGATATGGCAGCTGACGAAAGAGCAAGAAAAGGTATTTTCATGTCTTTCCAGCATCCAATTGAAGTACCAGGTATCAGTGTGGAAAACTTTATCAGGACATCAAAGTCTGCAGTTGATGAAAAGCAGGTTTCTGTGCTTAGATTCAACATGGATTTATCTAAGAAGATGAAAGAATTAGATATGAAACCAGAGTATGCTGGTAGATATATGAACTATGGTTTTTCAGGTGGAGAAAAGAAGAAGACTGAAATACTTCAGATGCAAATTCTTAATCCTAAACTAGCTATGCTAGATGAAACTGACTCAGGTCTAGATGTAGATGCTGTTAGAGTAGTTGCTGAAGGAATCAAAAACTTCAAGGATAATGATAAGTCATTATTAATAATCACACATCACAAGGAAATAATTCATAATATTAATCCTGACATAGTTCATGTAATAATAGATGGTTCTATAGCAAAAGAAGGAGATTCGTCATTAATCAATAGAGTTGAAGAAGAAGGTTATGGTTGGATTAGAGATGAGGTGAATTCATCGAATGGAAACTAA
- a CDS encoding SpaA isopeptide-forming pilin-related protein, producing the protein MNKYAYYFEWGEKMKIKKKILNILMALAIAIPMVGAGSIGSSFAVGSINFKKVDSKQRGISGAEITCYKIENGVNTQYFKAKTDINGFIDTSTVTLLEKTDIFASYGKINLEPGDYKFIEKKAPEGYKLNTTEFVRKIVDNEAADPIVIQNDYESNKIAIEVKTVDKNSGYGIEGAQIQLISGKENVTTFITGKNGMLQMNGSTIDNQEIYNKLQPKVVNGVLLINMGTGDYTIKEKKAPSGYKLNTNQWTYGTVNNKMQDIIIEHEKTSSVSNENPKKIDTGFKLEVINEEYDPLKNVKVGVYKVDSKNKIIEKVFVGMTGDNGSFDSKKAQKGGELVSNGAISLEPGRYMYKADGLSKNYYIDVKEGQVPKKIIKLSQKDITYLNSKKNSDLINSKTNNNKNYTTANNNNKRLAKTGSENSIAYTLSGLTLLVSGAFIFIKK; encoded by the coding sequence ATGAATAAGTATGCATATTATTTTGAATGGGGTGAAAAAATGAAAATAAAAAAGAAGATTTTAAATATCTTAATGGCACTGGCTATAGCTATACCAATGGTAGGGGCTGGAAGTATAGGTAGTTCTTTTGCGGTTGGAAGTATAAATTTCAAAAAAGTAGATTCTAAGCAGAGAGGTATTTCAGGTGCGGAAATAACATGTTATAAAATAGAAAATGGAGTCAATACACAATATTTTAAAGCAAAGACTGATATAAATGGTTTTATTGATACTTCTACAGTAACACTTTTAGAAAAAACTGATATATTTGCAAGTTATGGGAAAATAAATTTAGAACCTGGAGATTATAAGTTTATTGAAAAGAAAGCTCCAGAGGGATATAAACTTAATACTACAGAGTTTGTAAGAAAAATAGTTGATAATGAAGCTGCTGATCCCATTGTCATTCAAAATGACTATGAAAGTAATAAAATTGCAATAGAAGTGAAAACAGTAGATAAAAATAGCGGTTATGGAATAGAAGGTGCACAAATACAGCTTATAAGCGGTAAAGAAAATGTTACAACTTTTATAACAGGAAAAAATGGAATGTTGCAAATGAATGGTTCAACTATTGATAATCAAGAAATATATAACAAATTACAGCCAAAAGTCGTAAATGGTGTATTATTAATTAATATGGGTACAGGCGACTATACAATAAAAGAGAAAAAAGCGCCAAGTGGTTATAAATTAAATACTAATCAATGGACTTATGGTACTGTTAACAACAAAATGCAAGATATTATAATTGAACATGAAAAAACAAGTTCAGTGAGCAATGAAAATCCTAAAAAGATAGATACTGGTTTTAAACTAGAGGTTATAAATGAAGAATATGATCCTCTTAAGAATGTTAAAGTTGGGGTTTATAAAGTTGATTCTAAAAATAAAATAATTGAAAAAGTTTTTGTAGGCATGACTGGAGATAACGGAAGCTTTGATTCTAAAAAAGCTCAAAAAGGAGGAGAGTTAGTTTCTAATGGTGCAATATCATTAGAGCCAGGAAGGTATATGTATAAAGCAGATGGTTTAAGCAAGAATTATTATATAGATGTTAAAGAAGGACAAGTCCCTAAGAAGATTATTAAACTATCTCAAAAAGATATAACTTATTTAAACTCTAAGAAAAACTCTGATTTAATTAATAGTAAAACAAATAACAACAAAAACTATACTACTGCTAATAATAATAACAAAAGGTTAGCAAAAACTGGATCTGAAAATTCTATTGCCTATACTTTATCAGGTTTAACACTTTTGGTAAGTGGAGCATTCATCTTTATAAAAAAATAA
- a CDS encoding class A sortase, whose translation MKKKIALLLIFIGLIIFSYPKISEFVLLSQNKAEKIDALSSDKLEKNANSGDKNFDQSKVKPIDINGVILNRKDADMSKIVGQLVIPSINKNIAIFDGLENNNLMYGACTMKPNQRMGLGNYAIAGHYMKNEKLLFGGLMNVKKGDVIRLTNKKNIYEYRVFKTLKVKDNRTDLIDDVKMSEADGKAIVSLMTCYYDTDGYRYFVVGKFDKLYPYSSNKMLRSISE comes from the coding sequence ATGAAAAAAAAGATTGCTCTTTTATTGATATTTATTGGTCTCATCATTTTTTCTTATCCGAAGATTTCTGAATTTGTTCTACTATCTCAAAATAAAGCGGAAAAAATTGATGCACTCTCTTCTGATAAGCTAGAAAAAAATGCTAACTCTGGTGACAAGAATTTCGATCAATCAAAAGTCAAGCCTATTGATATCAATGGTGTAATATTAAACAGAAAAGATGCTGATATGTCAAAGATTGTTGGCCAATTAGTCATTCCTTCTATTAATAAAAACATAGCTATTTTTGATGGTCTAGAAAATAATAATTTGATGTATGGTGCATGTACTATGAAACCTAATCAAAGGATGGGATTAGGAAATTATGCTATTGCTGGTCATTATATGAAAAATGAAAAGCTACTTTTTGGTGGTTTGATGAATGTCAAAAAGGGTGATGTTATTAGACTTACAAACAAGAAAAATATTTATGAATACAGAGTATTTAAAACTCTAAAAGTAAAAGATAATCGTACTGATTTAATAGATGATGTTAAAATGTCAGAAGCAGATGGCAAGGCAATAGTATCATTGATGACATGCTATTATGATACCGACGGGTATAGATATTTTGTAGTCGGTAAATTTGATAAGTTATATCCTTATAGCTCTAATAAAATGTTAAGAAGTATATCGGAGTAA
- a CDS encoding DUF3169 family protein, with protein MFKNKKSTKEKGIGHLFLLMIAGGIAGGIVGGFSTKFEDVIAGAIESLKLLISTNIFGIYFVGSAILLISIVVTLKIGEKNLIDSIKNEEDIYNDAQLGISMALTGIIIPFMIGSLAICSGKIRTSIEINGYVDRNLMMLFGSAVALLLILSILIPLCQKRIIDKIKIAYPEKKGNIFTMSFKKDWEASMDERELKIMNQAANKTFTFTTIMLLIMIILAFILSLITDIGVYPVIILVLIFSVMMIVYTYWSIKLDK; from the coding sequence ATGTTTAAAAATAAAAAATCAACAAAAGAAAAAGGAATAGGTCATTTATTTTTATTGATGATAGCTGGGGGAATAGCTGGAGGAATAGTAGGTGGATTTTCAACGAAATTTGAAGATGTAATTGCTGGGGCCATAGAAAGTTTAAAGCTGTTAATAAGTACAAATATTTTTGGCATATATTTTGTGGGTTCTGCCATACTTTTAATATCAATAGTTGTAACTTTAAAAATAGGTGAGAAAAATCTAATAGATTCAATTAAAAATGAAGAGGATATATATAATGATGCCCAACTCGGAATATCCATGGCTTTAACGGGGATAATTATACCATTCATGATTGGTTCATTAGCAATTTGTTCAGGCAAAATAAGGACAAGTATAGAAATAAATGGCTATGTAGATAGAAATCTAATGATGCTATTTGGAAGTGCAGTAGCATTGTTGTTGATATTATCTATATTAATACCATTATGCCAAAAAAGAATTATAGATAAAATAAAAATTGCTTATCCAGAGAAAAAGGGAAACATATTTACCATGTCTTTCAAAAAAGACTGGGAAGCTAGTATGGATGAGAGAGAATTAAAAATAATGAATCAAGCAGCAAACAAAACATTTACCTTTACAACAATAATGTTATTAATAATGATAATTCTAGCTTTTATATTATCATTGATAACTGATATAGGAGTGTACCCAGTAATTATATTAGTACTAATATTCTCAGTGATGATGATTGTATATACTTACTGGTCAATAAAATTAGACAAATAG
- a CDS encoding helix-turn-helix transcriptional regulator, translating into MALLNKVKEYRNQKGINQQELGQLVGASRQTISLIERGDYNPSIILCLKIAKEFGASVEEIFQYEEDDD; encoded by the coding sequence ATGGCCTTATTGAATAAAGTAAAAGAATATAGAAATCAAAAAGGAATTAATCAACAAGAACTAGGACAATTAGTAGGCGCTTCAAGGCAGACTATAAGTCTAATAGAAAGAGGAGATTACAATCCATCAATTATACTTTGCTTGAAGATAGCAAAAGAATTTGGAGCAAGTGTAGAAGAAATATTCCAATATGAGGAAGATGATGACTAA
- a CDS encoding DUF5685 family protein, whose translation MFGYVRINKMDLTFREYYHYKAYYCGLCKYLKRNHTEISRLSLNYDITFLILILTSVYEPKSDIFNEKCIVNPTKKKMHISNKYTEYAASMNILLTYYKLEDNVIDEGRLKDKFLKSAYEKSYKTALAEYPEKAQKIKNHMKKLNNLELENCQNIDEISNVFGELMSDIFSYKEDEYMDRLSRVGFNIGKYIYILDAYEDLDKDLEKGSYNPFKKYENDREKLRENVDKNIGFTLTMLEEAINSLDIKINKSIIDNILYSGIYLRYKGILLGKINEKNMK comes from the coding sequence GTGTTTGGTTACGTTAGAATAAATAAAATGGATTTGACATTTAGAGAGTACTATCATTATAAGGCATATTATTGTGGGCTTTGCAAATATTTAAAGAGGAATCACACAGAAATATCAAGACTTAGTTTGAACTACGATATTACATTTTTGATATTGATTTTAACATCAGTATATGAACCAAAATCTGATATTTTCAATGAAAAATGTATTGTAAATCCAACAAAAAAGAAAATGCATATTTCAAATAAATATACTGAATATGCAGCTAGTATGAATATACTCCTAACATATTACAAATTAGAAGATAATGTGATAGATGAAGGTAGACTTAAGGATAAGTTCCTAAAAAGTGCATATGAGAAATCCTATAAAACAGCTCTTGCTGAATATCCAGAAAAGGCACAAAAAATAAAAAATCATATGAAAAAATTAAATAATTTAGAATTGGAAAACTGTCAAAATATAGATGAAATATCTAATGTATTTGGTGAATTGATGAGTGATATATTCTCATATAAAGAAGATGAATATATGGATAGGTTATCTAGAGTAGGTTTTAATATTGGAAAATATATATACATATTAGATGCATATGAAGATTTGGATAAAGATCTAGAAAAAGGATCATATAATCCTTTTAAAAAATACGAAAATGATAGAGAAAAATTAAGAGAAAATGTAGATAAAAATATTGGATTCACACTTACAATGTTAGAAGAGGCTATTAATTCTTTAGATATAAAAATTAATAAGTCCATAATAGATAATATTCTATATTCTGGTATATATCTAAGATACAAGGGGATTTTATTGGGGAAGATTAATGAGAAGAATATGAAATAA